In Ignavibacteria bacterium, a single window of DNA contains:
- a CDS encoding PAS domain S-box protein, translated as MHNDNLQQLKLNDSLIREFWKNVFFYHEVKASGVPFDELLNAGLNVFLNLDICKALSLFLLDTESFEFRHKVSLPALPEEKAESFFRELVDNGLIAKSISRSDIVISAPTKEKNNNDVLIIPLISFTGVVGFIVVELGIPAFEMELQLLNLFKMYSGHLAAEIKLNSVQNELGTIRTSFENEFTRKVNGLVQSKMEIMKILDSLQTGIFIIDQNSNQILDANQVARKMLGIPKQLLIGTERNRYCSCCRRKEKSECGLCTDTSFAECSIINADGTSSYIIRKVLPIKLGDNEEYFLESFMDITERRLAELELQKLKESLEEKVAERTASLHFINELLRNEIDENKKLFLAVEQSPVAILISDAGWCTEYVNPSFTNLTGYSLKEILGDMPPLLKNDIADFQLQKDLVGVVVGGREWKQEILSRKKDGGQFWSVVTASALRDDEGNLSHYIFMQEDISERKIMQDNLKKAKEKAESSAKIKSEFLSLMSHEIRTPVNTMMNFASLLKMELNEHMTPEIENGFNMLTNGGLRLIRTVEMIISMAEVQTEGYEARFENMDLNSDIITGNLTEFESTARAKKIQFNYTNKTESAMVKVDGYSALQIILHLLDNAVKFTKRGGVDVQLFNDENKNVVFKVKDTGVGISEEFIPKLFTPFSQEEGGYTRRFEGNGLGLALVKKYCDLNNASIEVQSHKDHGTAFTVTFKPAASHL; from the coding sequence ATGCATAACGATAACCTTCAGCAGCTGAAATTGAATGATTCACTAATAAGGGAATTCTGGAAGAACGTTTTTTTCTACCACGAGGTTAAAGCCTCAGGTGTTCCGTTCGATGAACTGCTTAATGCGGGACTGAATGTTTTCCTTAATCTCGATATATGCAAAGCCCTGTCGCTATTTCTTCTTGATACTGAGTCCTTTGAATTCAGGCATAAAGTTTCTTTGCCCGCCCTCCCGGAAGAAAAAGCCGAAAGCTTCTTCCGTGAACTGGTTGATAACGGCCTTATAGCAAAGTCAATTTCCAGAAGCGACATTGTGATATCTGCCCCCACAAAGGAAAAGAATAATAATGACGTTCTTATTATACCTCTTATCAGCTTCACTGGCGTTGTCGGTTTTATAGTTGTTGAACTCGGCATTCCTGCATTCGAAATGGAACTGCAGCTGCTGAACCTTTTCAAAATGTACTCCGGCCACCTTGCAGCCGAAATTAAACTGAACTCGGTCCAAAATGAGCTCGGTACCATAAGGACTTCTTTTGAAAACGAATTTACACGCAAGGTAAACGGCCTCGTGCAGAGCAAAATGGAAATAATGAAAATTCTGGATTCGCTCCAGACCGGCATTTTCATCATTGACCAGAACAGTAACCAGATACTGGACGCAAACCAGGTCGCCCGTAAAATGCTCGGCATCCCTAAACAGCTTCTTATCGGCACTGAAAGGAACCGCTACTGCTCCTGCTGCAGGAGGAAAGAAAAATCTGAATGCGGCCTGTGCACCGATACAAGCTTCGCGGAATGCTCTATCATTAATGCGGACGGCACTTCATCTTACATAATCAGGAAAGTCCTGCCTATTAAACTGGGCGACAACGAGGAGTATTTTCTCGAAAGCTTTATGGATATTACCGAGCGCAGGCTTGCAGAGCTGGAGCTCCAGAAGCTGAAGGAAAGCCTCGAGGAAAAAGTAGCCGAAAGAACGGCAAGCCTCCACTTTATAAATGAGCTCTTAAGAAACGAAATAGACGAAAACAAAAAACTCTTTCTGGCCGTGGAACAGAGCCCTGTTGCTATTCTGATCTCTGACGCCGGATGGTGCACAGAATATGTCAACCCGTCATTTACAAATCTGACGGGCTATAGCCTGAAGGAGATACTGGGCGATATGCCGCCGCTATTGAAAAACGACATAGCAGATTTCCAGCTGCAGAAGGATCTTGTAGGAGTCGTGGTCGGCGGCCGTGAATGGAAACAGGAAATCTTAAGCCGGAAAAAAGACGGCGGACAGTTCTGGTCGGTTGTTACCGCAAGTGCCTTAAGAGACGACGAAGGCAATCTTTCGCATTACATTTTTATGCAGGAGGATATTTCCGAAAGAAAGATCATGCAGGATAATCTAAAGAAGGCCAAAGAGAAAGCGGAATCCTCGGCTAAAATTAAATCTGAATTCCTCTCTCTCATGTCCCATGAAATAAGAACGCCTGTAAACACAATGATGAACTTTGCATCTCTCCTGAAGATGGAATTAAATGAGCACATGACCCCCGAGATTGAAAACGGTTTTAACATGCTGACTAACGGGGGACTGAGGCTTATCAGGACCGTCGAGATGATAATCAGCATGGCGGAGGTGCAGACCGAAGGCTATGAGGCCCGCTTTGAAAATATGGATCTCAACAGCGACATAATAACCGGAAACCTTACGGAATTTGAATCCACCGCAAGAGCAAAGAAAATTCAGTTCAATTACACCAATAAAACCGAATCCGCCATGGTAAAAGTTGATGGCTATTCGGCTCTGCAGATCATACTGCACCTTCTGGACAATGCCGTAAAGTTTACAAAGAGGGGAGGGGTCGACGTTCAGCTTTTCAACGATGAAAATAAAAATGTTGTCTTTAAGGTTAAGGATACGGGCGTAGGTATTTCAGAAGAATTCATCCCGAAATTATTCACTCCTTTTTCGCAGGAAGAAGGCGGCTACACCAGGCGTTTCGAAGGCAACGGCCTGGGCCTTGCATTGGTCAAGAAATACTGCGACCTGAACAACGCATCAATAGAGGTGCAAAGCCACAAAGACCATGGCACAGCCTTCACCGTAACATTTAAGCCCGCTGCGTCCCATTTGTGA
- a CDS encoding HDOD domain-containing protein yields MDIVEKITESIKDLPTLPTIFYTISEAMNNPRSTTEDIAKIVSTDQASAFKVLKVANSPFFGFRGRIDTIPQAILHLGFNELKNIILALSVIKFFSKSRYSEHMKPKDFWAHSIAAGICTRMLGASVKVPNLEQYFLAGILHDIGKLLLLDLLGEKYLEVFRIIEEKNCLIREAERTSIGIDHAEAGRLLAERWKLPPVIKNTIYFHHSGLNDGKTDTLVSCVHVADIAVRMFDLGNPGDRLVPQPNIKALTSLGLSASVFTDITPALMADFKQTISHILD; encoded by the coding sequence ATGGACATAGTCGAAAAAATTACCGAAAGCATAAAGGACCTGCCGACTTTACCAACAATCTTCTACACGATCTCGGAGGCAATGAATAACCCGAGATCCACTACAGAGGATATTGCCAAAATTGTCTCTACAGACCAGGCCTCGGCCTTTAAGGTACTGAAAGTTGCCAACTCTCCTTTCTTCGGCTTCCGCGGCAGAATCGATACAATACCCCAGGCTATTCTGCACCTCGGCTTTAATGAGCTGAAAAATATTATACTCGCTCTTTCTGTTATAAAATTCTTTTCTAAAAGCAGGTATTCAGAACATATGAAACCGAAGGATTTCTGGGCACACTCAATTGCCGCCGGAATCTGCACCAGAATGCTAGGGGCTTCGGTTAAGGTGCCTAACCTGGAACAGTATTTCCTCGCCGGCATATTGCACGATATAGGAAAACTGCTCCTGCTAGACCTCCTTGGCGAAAAATACCTGGAAGTTTTCAGGATCATTGAGGAAAAAAACTGCCTTATCAGAGAAGCTGAAAGAACTTCCATTGGCATCGACCACGCTGAGGCGGGAAGACTCCTGGCCGAAAGATGGAAACTTCCCCCTGTAATTAAAAATACAATATATTTTCACCATTCCGGATTAAATGACGGCAAGACCGATACACTCGTCTCCTGCGTGCACGTGGCAGACATTGCGGTCAGAATGTTCGACCTCGGAAACCCGGGCGACAGGCTTGTCCCTCAGCCTAACATCAAGGCCCTTACTTCACTCGGGCTTTCGGCAAGCGTGTTTACAGATATCACTCCCGCCCTCATGGCAGACTTTAAGCAGACTATCAGCCATATACTGGACTAA
- a CDS encoding dienelactone hydrolase family protein: protein MKTMLLLFFITGVLFMNDIEAKIRTQAVDYESGGVKLQGYLAYDDAQKGKRPAVLIVHEWWGLNDYPKKRAEEIAKLGYVAFAADIYGKGVIAKTPDEAGKLASQFRNDRTLARKRVTAALDVLKKNNFVDAGKIAAIGYCFGGMIALELARSGANIKGVVGFHTSLDTQKPDDAKNIKGKILICTGANDKSVPPEMRQAFQKEMDNAGVDWQMNIYSGAVHAFTNPAAGSDPSKGIAYNANADKRSWEAMKIFFNEIFK, encoded by the coding sequence ATGAAAACTATGCTGCTTTTATTTTTTATAACGGGAGTTTTGTTTATGAACGATATAGAAGCAAAAATCCGCACTCAGGCCGTTGACTATGAATCCGGCGGCGTCAAACTCCAGGGCTACCTCGCCTACGACGACGCTCAGAAGGGTAAACGACCGGCTGTCCTGATTGTGCATGAATGGTGGGGACTTAATGATTATCCTAAAAAACGCGCCGAAGAAATAGCAAAGCTGGGTTATGTGGCCTTTGCGGCCGATATCTACGGCAAAGGCGTCATTGCCAAAACACCTGATGAAGCCGGAAAACTTGCCTCACAGTTCAGAAACGACCGCACGCTTGCAAGAAAAAGAGTAACCGCGGCGCTGGATGTCCTTAAGAAAAACAACTTCGTGGATGCCGGTAAAATTGCGGCCATCGGCTACTGCTTCGGCGGAATGATTGCACTTGAACTGGCAAGAAGCGGGGCAAATATAAAGGGAGTTGTAGGCTTCCATACTTCGCTTGATACTCAAAAGCCCGACGACGCAAAAAACATAAAAGGGAAGATCCTAATTTGTACAGGCGCTAACGACAAGTCCGTCCCACCTGAAATGCGTCAGGCATTCCAGAAGGAAATGGATAACGCTGGAGTCGACTGGCAGATGAATATCTACAGCGGTGCCGTGCACGCGTTTACAAATCCCGCTGCCGGCAGCGACCCCTCCAAAGGCATAGCCTACAACGCCAACGCCGATAAAAGAAGCTGGGAGGCAATGAAGATATTCTTCAATGAGATCTTTAAATAG
- a CDS encoding DUF554 domain-containing protein, producing MFGTIVNALAIAAGSILGVSFKGGIPEKFNKTVMQAMALAVILIGLKSAFQTNNILLLIFSLAIGSVIGELLRIEDMLEKLGKWLETKFSRKSSGGISEGFVTASLVYCVGSMAIIGSLESGLTGNHQTLLAKSVIDGVSSVVFASSLGIGVLFSSVSVFLYQGFITVTSSFMKDLLIPSVTGEMSAVGGLLIAAIGINMLNLTKIKVGNMLPSIIIPLLYYTIRMTLKF from the coding sequence TTGTTTGGCACAATCGTTAACGCCCTGGCTATCGCTGCGGGCAGCATACTGGGTGTTTCCTTCAAGGGCGGCATTCCTGAAAAATTTAATAAAACTGTAATGCAGGCTATGGCGCTTGCAGTAATACTGATTGGACTTAAAAGCGCATTCCAGACTAATAACATACTCCTTTTAATCTTCAGCCTGGCTATCGGCAGCGTCATAGGAGAACTGCTTAGAATAGAGGATATGCTTGAAAAACTGGGTAAATGGCTGGAGACTAAATTCTCACGCAAATCATCAGGCGGCATTTCAGAAGGCTTTGTAACAGCAAGCCTCGTATACTGCGTGGGCTCAATGGCAATAATAGGATCACTGGAAAGCGGACTTACAGGCAACCACCAGACACTCCTTGCAAAATCAGTTATTGACGGCGTATCATCTGTGGTATTTGCATCATCACTTGGTATAGGGGTATTGTTTTCATCCGTATCCGTATTTTTATATCAGGGGTTTATTACCGTTACATCCTCATTCATGAAGGATCTGCTCATCCCGTCGGTAACAGGCGAAATGTCAGCCGTAGGCGGACTCTTAATCGCCGCAATCGGAATCAACATGCTGAACCTGACAAAAATCAAAGTGGGCAACATGCTCCCCTCAATCATCATCCCGCTATTGTATTACACAATCCGCATGACATTAAAATTTTAA
- a CDS encoding efflux RND transporter permease subunit, which produces MLEKIIKFCLERKALIISAAAIIIAAGIYSYMKLPVDAFPDVTNIQVEIVSEAPGLSALEIERFVTYPVEMAMRGIPGLEQMRSQTKFGISVVTIVFKDNVDIYFARQLVSERLTEAKENLPEGVEASMGPVATAMGEIYQFTLEGNEPKDPAEKVHYLANLRTLEEWVVNPALKSVQGVSDINSFGGYFKQFQVIVSPEKLVKYNLTVNDVYEAVQKNNQNVGGNILDRYSEEYIVRGVGLIKSDEDIRNIVLKSSGGTPVFVRDVADIKVGEAVRQGASLKNGAGEIVGGIVMMLKGENSREVVERVEEKVKDINESNMLPDGIKIKPYYDRADIVQTSVNTVTKALLEGALLVLVILYLLLRNFRGASVVLLALPLSLFVTFIVMKLIGVDANLMSLGGLSISIGMIIDATIIQVENVQRHLSESGTHDRKLSTVLKSVLEVRKPSIFGELIIAVTFLPILSLQGLEGKMFTPLAITVAIALLSSLLLSIFIIPTLCAMFLKPDKEKANPVLDGAKRIYFPLLNWSLSRKKVVVSSAVALVAVALIMLSQIGTEFMPVMDEGAFDMDVQLLPGVSLEKSLEINQMIGGKLKKFPELETVVSRTGQTGIAMEAVGVNKTGYVGVLKPRSEWKSADTREELTEKMRQSIASIPGVGFGFSQPIQCRIDELVAGTKAQLIIKLFGDDMQILKEKADEIAKSLSKIDGTTDLVVEQVAGQPYLAVNVDRAKIARYGLNVSDVLKAVEITVGGKAATQLYEENRSFDITVRYPEEYRNSVDAIGSLLIPTGQGYNVPLKELADVSIVDGPVQVSREDGLRRIGIEMNIQGRDIGSFVAEAKKAVRQNVKLPAGYYLTWGGQFENQQRAMSRLMIIAPLAIALILVLLFITFKSIRLALLVISNLPFALIGGVIALYISGLYLSVPASIGFVVLFGVAVLNGVVLVSYISQLRHEGMELKEAIEKGCNDRLRPVLMTASIAIFSLIPMLFATGPGSEVQRPLATVVVGGLFTSTILTLIVIPTMYGWFENMFKKS; this is translated from the coding sequence ATGCTTGAAAAAATTATTAAGTTCTGCCTTGAGCGCAAGGCGCTGATTATTTCGGCTGCAGCCATAATAATTGCTGCCGGAATATACTCATACATGAAGCTCCCGGTTGACGCATTTCCCGACGTTACAAACATACAGGTGGAAATTGTAAGCGAGGCGCCGGGGCTTTCGGCTCTTGAAATTGAGCGCTTCGTAACTTACCCCGTGGAAATGGCTATGCGCGGCATACCGGGCCTGGAGCAGATGAGGTCGCAGACGAAGTTCGGAATCTCTGTTGTAACTATCGTCTTTAAGGATAACGTCGATATTTACTTCGCCCGCCAGCTCGTCTCAGAACGCCTCACTGAAGCAAAGGAAAATCTGCCCGAAGGCGTTGAAGCCAGCATGGGTCCCGTTGCAACTGCAATGGGCGAGATATACCAGTTCACTCTTGAAGGAAATGAACCTAAGGACCCTGCGGAGAAAGTCCACTACCTTGCTAACCTCAGAACGCTTGAAGAATGGGTCGTAAACCCTGCGCTTAAAAGCGTTCAGGGAGTAAGCGACATTAACTCATTCGGAGGTTACTTCAAGCAGTTCCAGGTTATTGTCTCCCCTGAAAAGCTTGTTAAGTATAACCTCACTGTAAACGATGTCTATGAGGCCGTTCAGAAAAATAACCAGAACGTGGGCGGTAATATACTCGACCGCTATTCCGAAGAATACATTGTGCGCGGCGTGGGACTCATAAAAAGTGACGAGGATATAAGAAATATTGTTCTTAAATCTTCCGGCGGCACACCCGTATTTGTGCGCGACGTTGCCGATATAAAGGTGGGTGAAGCCGTGCGCCAGGGCGCGTCACTTAAAAACGGCGCGGGCGAAATCGTTGGCGGCATCGTAATGATGCTCAAAGGCGAAAACAGCCGCGAGGTGGTCGAAAGGGTTGAGGAAAAAGTTAAGGATATAAATGAAAGCAATATGCTCCCCGACGGCATTAAAATAAAACCTTACTACGACCGCGCCGATATTGTTCAGACCAGCGTCAACACAGTTACAAAGGCTCTCCTTGAAGGAGCCCTGCTGGTGCTTGTTATACTCTACCTTCTGCTCAGGAATTTCAGGGGAGCCTCGGTAGTCCTTCTGGCACTTCCGCTCTCACTTTTTGTAACATTCATTGTAATGAAGTTAATTGGAGTCGATGCCAATTTGATGTCTCTTGGAGGCCTTTCAATTTCAATAGGCATGATCATAGACGCAACGATCATCCAGGTGGAAAACGTCCAGAGGCACTTAAGCGAATCCGGCACCCACGACCGCAAGCTTTCAACTGTTCTTAAATCGGTTCTTGAAGTAAGAAAGCCCAGCATATTCGGAGAGCTCATTATTGCCGTAACTTTTCTTCCCATACTTTCGCTCCAGGGATTGGAAGGCAAAATGTTCACCCCGCTTGCAATAACGGTTGCAATTGCGCTATTGTCGTCACTCCTTTTATCAATATTTATTATCCCTACTCTCTGCGCCATGTTCTTAAAGCCTGATAAAGAAAAGGCAAATCCCGTTCTTGATGGCGCAAAGAGGATCTATTTCCCGCTTCTTAACTGGAGCCTTTCAAGAAAGAAAGTTGTCGTCTCTTCAGCCGTTGCACTGGTTGCCGTTGCCTTAATTATGCTCTCGCAGATAGGCACGGAATTTATGCCTGTAATGGATGAAGGCGCATTCGATATGGACGTGCAGCTCCTTCCCGGAGTCTCACTCGAAAAGTCGCTCGAAATAAACCAGATGATAGGCGGGAAGCTGAAGAAGTTCCCCGAACTCGAAACCGTGGTCTCACGCACCGGGCAGACGGGCATTGCAATGGAAGCCGTGGGAGTTAATAAAACGGGCTACGTAGGCGTCCTTAAACCCAGAAGCGAGTGGAAAAGTGCCGATACGCGCGAGGAGCTGACAGAAAAGATGAGACAGTCCATTGCCTCAATCCCCGGCGTCGGATTCGGATTCAGCCAGCCCATTCAATGCCGCATAGACGAGCTTGTTGCAGGCACAAAGGCACAGCTTATAATAAAACTCTTTGGCGACGATATGCAGATCCTCAAGGAAAAAGCGGATGAGATTGCAAAGAGCCTTTCTAAAATTGACGGTACAACCGACCTCGTGGTCGAACAGGTTGCCGGTCAGCCTTATCTTGCAGTTAACGTCGACCGCGCGAAAATTGCACGCTACGGACTTAATGTAAGCGACGTCTTAAAAGCCGTTGAAATTACCGTGGGCGGAAAAGCTGCCACACAGCTCTACGAGGAAAACCGCTCTTTCGATATTACCGTGCGCTACCCCGAGGAATACCGTAACTCAGTGGACGCAATAGGAAGCCTCCTGATTCCAACGGGACAGGGATATAACGTTCCCCTCAAAGAGCTTGCCGACGTATCCATTGTTGACGGCCCCGTGCAGGTAAGCCGCGAAGACGGCCTCCGCAGAATAGGCATCGAAATGAATATCCAGGGACGCGATATAGGAAGCTTTGTTGCGGAAGCTAAAAAAGCTGTAAGACAAAATGTAAAACTCCCCGCAGGCTACTATCTCACATGGGGCGGGCAGTTCGAAAACCAGCAGAGGGCAATGAGCCGCCTCATGATAATTGCGCCTCTTGCAATTGCGCTTATACTGGTATTGCTCTTTATTACATTTAAGTCCATACGCCTTGCGCTTCTTGTAATTTCAAACCTCCCCTTTGCATTAATCGGAGGCGTAATTGCATTATATATATCAGGACTCTATCTCTCCGTCCCGGCTTCAATTGGGTTTGTAGTTCTCTTCGGCGTTGCAGTATTAAACGGCGTTGTGCTCGTTTCATACATCTCGCAGTTAAGGCACGAAGGCATGGAGCTTAAAGAGGCCATAGAGAAAGGTTGCAACGACCGCTTGAGGCCTGTGCTCATGACGGCCTCAATTGCAATATTCAGCCTTATTCCCATGCTCTTTGCAACGGGACCCGGCAGCGAAGTTCAGCGCCCCCTTGCAACAGTTGTAGTAGGTGGCCTTTTTACATCAACCATCCTTACTCTCATTGTAATCCCTACAATGTACGGCTGGTTCGAAAACATGTTCAAAAAATCATAA
- a CDS encoding efflux RND transporter periplasmic adaptor subunit: MKNIKLFSALLVVSGMLVTGCGAKNQEGEKKEEKKPETKEILVTLSRQSVKEINLATSQAEERSITGTITIPAKLVADQDLEAHVGSPVEGRVQKVMVKLGQYVRKGQTLMKIEGIEIGEIKAQFIKARAEFNYAEANLKRQKTLLEQKAGSQKSFLEAQAEYEKAQAELNAEDRRIHSVGLNDSDMDVSKEIDSHLAGSIPVKSPIDGIIVERSVVIGQHVDPETNAFRIINSSSLFADGQIYEKDLQMISGNSPVTLQVSAFPETEFKGKLIYVGETVDSETRTIKVRASFSNPGRKLKPEMFANMLVPLSGSAKGIVVPEESLIRDQGSIYVFVARNDTTFEKRLVEPGSTMNGFVQIRNGLNKGESVVSKGTFFLKSEMLKGMLEEEE, encoded by the coding sequence ATGAAAAACATAAAACTATTTTCTGCCCTTTTAGTTGTATCCGGCATGCTTGTAACAGGCTGCGGCGCAAAGAACCAGGAAGGGGAAAAGAAAGAAGAGAAAAAACCGGAAACAAAGGAAATTCTTGTAACATTAAGCAGGCAGTCGGTTAAGGAAATTAACCTCGCCACCTCACAGGCCGAGGAGAGATCAATTACTGGCACAATCACCATACCGGCAAAACTTGTTGCCGATCAGGACCTTGAGGCCCATGTGGGCTCTCCTGTCGAAGGACGCGTGCAGAAGGTTATGGTCAAACTCGGCCAGTATGTAAGAAAAGGCCAGACGCTCATGAAGATCGAGGGAATTGAAATTGGCGAAATTAAGGCACAATTCATAAAGGCAAGGGCCGAATTTAATTACGCCGAAGCAAATCTGAAACGCCAGAAGACACTCCTTGAACAAAAAGCAGGAAGCCAGAAATCTTTCCTCGAGGCTCAGGCCGAGTACGAAAAAGCACAGGCGGAGCTTAATGCCGAGGACAGAAGGATCCACTCTGTGGGACTTAATGATTCAGATATGGACGTATCAAAGGAAATCGACAGCCACCTTGCAGGCTCCATTCCCGTAAAGTCTCCTATCGATGGAATTATAGTTGAACGCAGCGTTGTAATAGGCCAGCACGTGGATCCTGAAACAAATGCTTTCAGAATCATAAATTCCTCCTCTTTGTTTGCCGACGGACAGATCTACGAAAAGGACCTCCAGATGATCTCGGGCAATTCTCCAGTTACTCTTCAGGTCTCGGCTTTCCCTGAAACTGAATTTAAGGGAAAACTGATCTATGTCGGAGAAACAGTCGACAGCGAAACACGCACAATAAAAGTCCGTGCTTCTTTTTCAAACCCCGGCAGAAAGCTCAAACCTGAAATGTTTGCCAATATGCTCGTTCCCCTTTCAGGCAGCGCAAAGGGAATAGTTGTCCCCGAGGAATCTTTAATCCGCGACCAGGGAAGCATCTATGTATTTGTAGCCAGAAACGACACCACTTTTGAAAAGCGCCTTGTTGAACCGGGCAGCACAATGAACGGCTTTGTCCAGATCCGCAACGGCCTCAACAAAGGCGAAAGCGTTGTCTCCAAAGGCACATTCTTCCTGAAATCTGAAATGCTCAAGGGAATGCTTGAGGAGGAAGAATAA
- a CDS encoding TolC family protein, protein MNRFFCLFILLLAFRAGYGQESAFPEKLSLENAISIALGNNPALKKAASEIDASRGKFHGGISLPSPTLSLEYEGVPSGKSPGGYGERYFKIGQAFEFPTTIALKYSFLSTGVDMAQSDYNTASLALISRVKKAYYSVLAGREKLKIAKENLTITDDFIHKAEVRLNLGEAGNLEYLTAKVQFAQAKNDVSLAENELETTCNELCSVLGVEHDFEKCTLTDSLSYPEYSFNPEDLLKSANEKSPMLKKASLVVNSASIGRSIAWSGLLPAFELEYFNQAIDGRKGFYGFSLGVSVPLWFMFSQKGEIEEASANLRGAEYEYKSAQNELNLNVKNAFLDYQNDNRQVKLYKEEILPQAMEAYRTAKISYDAGEISYLEFLGARQTLISAKSSYTEVLLNYNASLIAIEEAAGTSLENFKIKTGFGDK, encoded by the coding sequence ATGAACAGATTTTTTTGTTTGTTCATACTCCTGCTTGCTTTCAGGGCAGGATATGGACAGGAATCCGCATTTCCGGAAAAACTGTCTCTTGAAAATGCAATCTCAATTGCTCTTGGCAATAACCCCGCTCTTAAAAAAGCGGCATCTGAGATTGACGCTTCAAGAGGAAAATTCCATGGAGGAATATCACTTCCTTCACCTACACTGTCACTCGAATACGAGGGCGTCCCTTCAGGCAAAAGCCCCGGGGGCTATGGCGAACGCTACTTCAAAATTGGACAGGCATTTGAATTCCCCACAACAATTGCACTAAAGTATTCATTCCTTTCAACGGGAGTGGATATGGCTCAGTCCGATTACAACACAGCCAGCCTCGCACTCATCTCCCGCGTAAAGAAAGCCTACTACAGCGTGCTTGCCGGGCGGGAGAAGCTTAAGATTGCAAAGGAAAACTTAACTATAACAGATGATTTTATTCATAAGGCCGAAGTAAGACTGAACCTTGGAGAGGCCGGTAACCTGGAATACCTGACGGCAAAGGTCCAGTTCGCACAGGCCAAAAACGACGTAAGCCTTGCTGAAAATGAACTTGAAACTACCTGCAACGAGCTATGCAGCGTGCTGGGAGTTGAACACGACTTTGAAAAATGCACGCTTACAGACAGCCTTTCATACCCGGAGTACTCATTTAACCCTGAGGACCTTCTGAAGTCTGCAAATGAAAAGAGCCCCATGTTAAAGAAAGCCTCGCTAGTCGTAAATTCGGCTTCAATCGGCCGCAGTATCGCATGGTCGGGACTTCTGCCTGCATTTGAACTGGAATACTTCAACCAGGCAATTGACGGCCGCAAGGGCTTTTACGGCTTCTCGCTCGGCGTCTCTGTTCCGCTCTGGTTTATGTTCAGCCAGAAAGGTGAAATTGAAGAGGCCTCTGCAAACCTCAGGGGAGCGGAATATGAATATAAGTCCGCTCAGAATGAGCTTAACTTAAACGTGAAGAACGCTTTCCTCGACTACCAGAACGATAACCGCCAGGTTAAGCTCTATAAAGAAGAAATTCTTCCGCAGGCAATGGAAGCCTACCGCACGGCTAAGATCAGCTACGATGCCGGAGAGATCTCGTACCTCGAATTCCTCGGCGCAAGGCAGACCCTCATATCCGCCAAAAGCAGCTACACGGAGGTTCTTCTTAATTATAATGCTTCCTTGATCGCAATTGAAGAGGCAGCAGGCACATCACTCGAAAATTTTAAGATTAAAACAGGCTTTGGAGACAAATAA